From the genome of Leishmania major strain Friedlin complete genome, chromosome 35:
AAACAAGGGTAGGAGGAGAGCACCGCCATGAAGACGTCGCATTCGAGGCCACAACGTCGACATCAGCAGTGCCCTTTGAGTGCGCGACGGCTTCACTTCCTCTGGcccagcgcctcctctccgGCCGCCGTGGAGCGATCCGTGACGGCAGTGGTGCGAgtcaccgccatcgtcgctACTCGTCCGCCTGATaggtgtgcatgcgcgccaTGAAGTCGTCAGAGCCTTTGGGGAGCAGACGGCGGTACCACGCTCGCTGGAGCGACCCACGCCTccgcgccgccccctccgaACGCGGCAGATTCAGTAGCGGATCATATGCCCCACGAGTGGGGTCCACCATTTCCACAGCCACCTCACCGGGAGCTGTCTCAGCGAGTTGGGTCGTGCCAGAAAATAGCGGGGCACTACCGAGCCATCGGCGCTCGAGTGGCACCCTCTCCGTAGCGGACGAAGACGCCACTGTTGGGGTGGCTGCTGGGTTCAGGATGATGGCCGCCTCGGCATCGCCGTCCTCGCCTGCATCAGAAACAAGGCCCATCtcaccctcctcttcctcgtcgcCTCCTAGCAAATCCACCGGtagctgccgctgcatctTCCGCGGCAGTGCGGTCGCGCCTGTACCCCCGGTGCGGCCGCGCTTCGCTCCGCTGCGGTGAGTCGAGACTTGATCCCCATTCCTATCCGCATCTGCCGTCTCCTCAGCCTCGTCAAGTTCAATCACCGCCACGACAAACTCGTCTCGCAGTGTCGAGACCGAAATATTCGTGGTGATGCGGCGCCacggcaccggtgccggcgccatgCAGAACACCTGTGTGACAGGAGCTTCCGCCTTGCGGTAGCGCGGTATGGACTCGGGCGTCTTACCGTCCAGCTGCAACGCGGACACCACAAACGGCTCCGGCGTCACTTGACGAGACACCCCGAACAGCACTGCAAAGATCGGGTCGTGGCGATCAGCAAGCACCACCACGCGACGGTACGGTACGACCTCCACCGACGAGACGCGGTGCCGCATGCCTCGAAGATCTGCCCGCGAGAGCCGCCGAAACACCAGCCCGCGAGCGGCACAAAACTCGGCAACTGTGTCCAGCAGGAGGGAGTCTTGGAGCGCCATGGTGAGAGACCCAGCCGTGCCTCCGCTGGTGCCGATTGTCGCCTGCGAAGACGTCAACCCCAGGCGCGCGTCGTCCTGGTGTTGCACCTGAGAGAGAACAGACTCCGTTGCCACGCCGCCAGCACGAGgcccggcgccgcggcgattGCACCGAGGACGCGACGCCCCGCCCTCCCGCCGATGCTGTGATGACTGGGTCAGCATGTTGAAATGCAGCGTCACACGCTctgccacctccgccgcctccgctgtcAGCACCGGGCGTTGCCGCAGGTGTTCCATGATGAGGTTCaccacctgcagcggtgtGGCGTGCGGTTCCGGCACGACGCGGCGGAAGAGCACTGGGCGCTCAATGTGCCGCGTCGCACGGTCGCGCAGACGCTCGGCGCGGCTGACCTGCTCCGCACGCGATGGCAGGGCGCGAGGAATCGAGCTTTGAAGCGCTGGGACGGAACCGCACACgctgcgccactgctgccgtgccaTCTGCGCGGCAATCCGCTTGCTTTCCAGCACGCACTGCTTCAACTCCTCCACATTGCGCCAcggtggccgcggcgtcggAAGGTCGTGCCAGTACACCTGCGTCTCCTTAATCGGCAtcggggggagggaggagggcgagatCGGGCGATCCTCCTGAGTTCGCGGTGTTTTGGCTTTCTTCGTCTCTGCGTCGACGTCTTGCAGGTATGCGGCAGCCCGCTAGTGAGCacgaaagagagacgcagacacgaggagagagagagagagagggaggggggtcaCGGCAAGAAGAGTGCGACCCTTAATTAAAGAGAAATAGGTGGATGCTGCACCAGATGAAGGGCCCCCTGCCCAGTCCGCCACACATGTGTCGCATCGACGTCATTGACGTCGCGTaacggcgcacacgtgctgcAAACTCAGCCACCCGTTTCAGTCGCTTTCGCCGAAGCGTCACCAGGAGCGCACacgtcacacacacaaaagcgTTGCACAGCTCATCTCCCTCTTGCCACGCACATTTCAAGCCGTCCCCGACTCCGTGTGTGAACGTCTGCGTGAGTTGCGCTCGTCGCTCGTTTTCTTCCCCACACAAGCATTCTCCTTCGCCACTTCGGGCGTGCGATAGCAGCGAGCACCTGCGTAAAAGAAGCAACAGAGACAAGGTGAGAATGGCGAGTGGTGGACGTCACACAGCGCCCCTCACGCATCGTTTTGCCTTCCCTCTGAGCCCCTTGCACGCCGCTTGCCTACGCTATCTTCCTCTCGCTCAGCGCTCCTGCAAGTATGGTTGCACATCCTCGAAGCGCACGCTGCCGTCGTGATCGCGGTCCAGGATCCAGAAGATATGCTGCACAAGAGGTGCCTGCCGCGAACCGGACGAATTCCGCGGAGGTGCAGTCGAAAAGTCACTTGCACACATCGGGGAATGGGCCGCGAGCACCTCTTGCACATCCGCGAATGGGCCCTGGAGGTGAATGCCAAGAAGGTCGTCAGCAGCAATAAAGCCTTTGGAACCCGCGACACTTTGAAACAGCCGCCACCAATGCAACTGCGCCGCCTTCTTACCGTCCACAGAAGATGCAATTGCGGTAACACCGGGAGCCGCATCCCCTTGCGGCTGCTCCGTCACAAAtccgtctccctcctcttcggcGCACAGCGTGACGAAGCGCAGATAGGCGGAGCGCGTCACAAAGCCATTGACGCCTGTTCGAGACGACCGCCCGATGTCAGAGTGAGCGAAAGAAGAGCTCGATTTCGCTTGTGCAGCTGTGTTTCCATGCGCGTCACGGGGTGGCTGCTGAGGCGGTGCAGAGGAGGTGCGGTGCGCAGGTGACGTTGACGGCGACAGCGTTTTAAAGCAGTCTGCAATCAGCGATGGAGTGGGGTAGCGGCCAAACAAGACGTAGAAGGCGCATTCTAGCCCCACTCGGCTCAGGCCGACGtctgcagtggcagcggcatcctgcgacggcgcggcgccactcACGCCAGAGGCCGCCGGCAAAGGCTCAGCGAAGAGGTCGAACACTTCACTAGCACAGCGTGTCAGCTCTCCCCACGAGCGAAACAtcgccgctgcgtgcgctTTGTCGCTCAGGCGCTCGCGCTGTCGtcacggcagcaccgccgtcctcaCGATCGTCTGTCgcgccggcacacacaccagtgcacacacccgcgcatGCGTAGTGGAaggaaacaacaacaacaaaaacgaaacaataataaaaaaaagagagaccGACCGATCCTGTTCTCGATGTGAGTTGGTCGTGAAAGGTAGGTCGAGGTGCGCTGCGTCGTCCTGGCTTGGAGTTGCAGGGCCATGCCTTCGTACAACAGCAAAGCGATACACACACCAATCAGGAGGAGACAGAGgcacgagagaaagagagagcgcgcgagagGAACTGAGGGGAAGGTGGGAGAGATTATCCCGTGATACAACACCTAGC
Proteins encoded in this window:
- a CDS encoding conserved hypothetical protein (previous protein_id=AAZ14538.1); this encodes MPIKETQVYWHDLPTPRPPWRNVEELKQCVLESKRIAAQMARQQWRSVCGSVPALQSSIPRALPSRAEQVSRAERLRDRATRHIERPVLFRRVVPEPHATPLQVVNLIMEHLRQRPVLTAEAAEVAERVTLHFNMLTQSSQHRREGGASRPRCNRRGAGPRAGGVATESVLSQVQHQDDARLGLTSSQATIGTSGGTAGSLTMALQDSLLLDTVAEFCAARGLVFRRLSRADLRGMRHRVSSVEVVPYRRVVVLADRHDPIFAVLFGVSRQVTPEPFVVSALQLDGKTPESIPRYRKAEAPVTQVFCMAPAPVPWRRITTNISVSTLRDEFVVAVIELDEAEETADADRNGDQVSTHRSGAKRGRTGGTGATALPRKMQRQLPVDLLGGDEEEEGEMGLVSDAGEDGDAEAAIILNPAATPTVASSSATERVPLERRWLGSAPLFSGTTQLAETAPGEVAVEMVDPTRGAYDPLLNLPRSEGAARRRGSLQRAWYRRLLPKGSDDFMARMHTYQADE